In Carboxydothermus pertinax, the sequence ATTTAAAAGTATACTTAATTGGAGCAAAGCCGGGTGTTGCCGAAAAAGCTGCAATTAAGTTATTGGAGGTTAATAATACCACGGAAATTGTAGGGATTGAAAACGGCTACTTTGAAAAGGAAGAGGAAAAGATTGAGCAAATAATTAATAGTAAACCCGAACTTGTGCTGGTAGGAATGGGATTTCCAAGGCAAGAAATCTTTATCAGGAATTTGCTTTCTAAATCCCCCCAACCTTTAGTGGCAGTGGGTGTTGGCGGCAGTTTTGATGTTTGGGCGGGAGTATCTAAGCGAGCACCGGAATTTATGCAAAAGGCGGGTCTAGAATGGCTCTGGCGGCTAATCCAGGAGCCATGGCGGTATAAGCGGATGATTGTCTTACCTAAATTTGCCCTAAAGGTTTTTGTGGATTACAAATTAAGAGGGAGGAAGGATTAGTGAAATTAGTTATTTTAGCAGCCGGGGTTGGAAGTAGACTTTATCCTTTAACTGCCGACCGGCCAAAAGCAATGGTGGAAGTTAACGGGAAAACGATCATCCAAAAACAAATTGAGGAAGCCTTAAAACAGGGTATTGTACCGGAAGATATTTATGTGGTAGGAGGCTACCAGATAGAGGCGTTAAAAAAA encodes:
- a CDS encoding WecB/TagA/CpsF family glycosyltransferase → MSFIKIYDFPVANLSLKEAVDAVIKLIEEPKKTHIITINPEMIYAALNNPNLSKIIKSADLILPDGIGIVLAGKIKGQEFKERVPGIELAEEIVRKKDNLKVYLIGAKPGVAEKAAIKLLEVNNTTEIVGIENGYFEKEEEKIEQIINSKPELVLVGMGFPRQEIFIRNLLSKSPQPLVAVGVGGSFDVWAGVSKRAPEFMQKAGLEWLWRLIQEPWRYKRMIVLPKFALKVFVDYKLRGRKD